GATCGCGAATGCAGTCAAGACGATCAGCAGCCTGATTGATGTCCATTTGGATGTGTATGCAATCAATGATGAACTTCATATTGAACAACAGCTCAGAAAGCTAAAGGAATCCCATTACACGTTTGTTATTGGCGATGTCATTACTGTTCAGCTCGCTGAAAAGACTGGCCTTCACGGCTTGTTGCTGACTTCCGGCAGGGAAAGCGTCCTGAATGCCTTCATCCAGGCAGAAGACGCATACCGAATGATTGCAGCATTAAAAAATGAACGGGACACGTACCGTGAGATGATTTACAATCAGCATCAACACACCGTCCTTGTGAATGGCCAAGCCACCGTTTTATCACACAGGGAATTTCCGCTGCCCATGGATTACGTTGAGTGGCTAGCTGATGCCATAGCCACCCATGGACCGCTCCAGTTTCTTATGGCCTACCAGCACCAGTTGTATGAACTGAACGGGCGACAGCTTCTTGGCCGACAAGTCCTCATTGAACTGCAGGAACAAAAAGACATTCCCGAAGCTCTGCCGTTGGTTACGTTAATCAGCCCGGCAAACGATGCGGTGTATCTATCCTCTAACCATCACGAAGTTCAGCAACTAATTGAACATGCGGATGCGCTACGGGATCAGGCCGGGCCAATTATACTTACCGGTGAAACAGGGAGTGGCAAGGAAAGCCTTGCCCGGCATATTCACGGCCTTTCGGAGGGCTTTTTTTTAAAGGTTGATGGCTCCCAATGCCAAGTGGCGTTCTATGATGTTTTGGCAGATATTCTTCATCAGGGTGGTGTCCTGTATATCATCAACGCTGAGAGCCTACCGGACGAGGCTCTGGCGTGGCTCAAAGCACACCAGCAGAACCCTTTCCGAATCATCTTAACGGCTGACCTTGAAACGAAGGGGAAACTTCCGGTAAAAGGCACCCTTTTGCATCTTCCGCCGCTGCGTGAGCGCAAACAGGATATTGCTGACTTAGCCCGTTTGTTTATTTCCACATTCAACAGCGAGTTTGGCAGGCAAATCGCTGGAATACGGCCCGAAGCCATGGACCTTCTGGAGAATTATGCCTACCCGCAGAATATTACGGAGCTTGGACGTATTATGAAAGAGGCTGTGTTGGAGGAAGAGACGGAATATATTCTTGATGGCACCATCGAAACGATTCTTTCGAGTATGGGCCCGGACACTAAAGTGGAAATTGACCTTTCGGGTACGTTTGCTGACATTGAAACGCAAATTATTCAAGCCGTCTGGCTGGAAGAAAACAAAAACAGGTCCAAAACTGCTCAACGGCTTGGTATAAACCGGACGACACTTTGGAGAAAACTCAAGGAGTTAGACTGAGGTAGTGGTACGTCACTACAATAAGAAAAACTGAGCGCGGGAAGAGCCCCACGCTCAGTTTTTTGGTCTTTTGCAGTGCCAAAATCACCTTCACCGCTGGTCGTGCCTGCGTGGAAGCAAGGTGAGATAGCTTGACATCTTGAGAACAATTCCTGCTGTATTCAGTAAATATGAAGGTCCCAATGCTCACAATCCTGTATTTTTTAGAAGATCGCCATTTACGGATCTCTACGCTCTAAATAACTAGCTGCAAAGAACACACGACGAGGTACTTTTGAATCGATGTTGCCTTTATGCCCTTTGGGGTGCAAAGAAATCACAATCGTTTCGTCAAAATACTTCGCTTTCCGCGGGCACGGCTTCAGCTTCCTCGGAAAGCAAGCTTTCCTGCGGGATCTTCAGCTCGCGCTGTTCCCGCAGGAGTCTACGTATTTTGACTACGCTGATGTTTGTTCCTGCGTAAATTGTTTTTATTTTTTCTTGGTCTCGTATAATGAAGAAAATGGAAAAGTGAATTGAGCTGTTGCCTTCAGGATGTAAAGAACACACGACCAAAAGATGATGCGCTTGTGCCCAATAGAGTAAAAGCGAGCGTATTGCAACTTGTATAAAAACAACCCCAACAATGAATTTCAGGTTAATCCAGTTGTGTCAAAGCGTTTCTGCCAAATGAGTTGAGTTCAAAAGACCAAATAACCCGAACGACTCACGTTCGCTAATTCGCAAAAATAACGGACAGCCGAGGAAAGCCTTTTTCTCTGCGTCTTAGTAAAAATGAATTTGGACATCTCTCTACCCTCGCTCGTATTGTTGATTCAATAATAAAGAGATTAAATTAAAAAACCCCCGAATGAAGACACTCTTTAAGAAGTGTCCTTTTTTCGGGGGATAGTTCATTCAGCTTTTTTATCGATTTAATTAAATGGTAAATTCGCTTGTGTCCAAACGCTTACTATCATCGTTGTATTCGTCATTGTTAATGGATT
This portion of the Aureibacillus halotolerans genome encodes:
- a CDS encoding sigma-54-dependent transcriptional regulator, encoding MKITAIAPYAGLAEIINDVAAEKGITTIDVLVGDLQEGVRSAIQAEKQNCDIIISRGETAERIKKHVAIPVISIDVSGFDLLRVITLIKDTDSHAAFVGFPAIANAVKTISSLIDVHLDVYAINDELHIEQQLRKLKESHYTFVIGDVITVQLAEKTGLHGLLLTSGRESVLNAFIQAEDAYRMIAALKNERDTYREMIYNQHQHTVLVNGQATVLSHREFPLPMDYVEWLADAIATHGPLQFLMAYQHQLYELNGRQLLGRQVLIELQEQKDIPEALPLVTLISPANDAVYLSSNHHEVQQLIEHADALRDQAGPIILTGETGSGKESLARHIHGLSEGFFLKVDGSQCQVAFYDVLADILHQGGVLYIINAESLPDEALAWLKAHQQNPFRIILTADLETKGKLPVKGTLLHLPPLRERKQDIADLARLFISTFNSEFGRQIAGIRPEAMDLLENYAYPQNITELGRIMKEAVLEEETEYILDGTIETILSSMGPDTKVEIDLSGTFADIETQIIQAVWLEENKNRSKTAQRLGINRTTLWRKLKELD